DNA sequence from the Leptospiraceae bacterium genome:
TCTCCATAATTGAAGCTGCCATTAAAGCCGTTGACCACATCCGTAAAATCTACAAGGAAATCAAAGTTCCTTTAAAGCTCTCCGAGTTCGAGGTAAAAAAAATCGGACTTCCGGCCATAGCCAGCCTTGCTTCGAGTTATAAATTTCTCGAAAATATGCCCAGAGAGCTTCCTAAAAACGAAATCGAAACAATTTTACTGGCTGCATTTTAAGAAAATTCTGGTTATTTTTATAGTATTCCTGTACTCTGGTTTTCTCAGGAGAGGCTATGAACGAGGATAGAATCGACACAATTATCGGAGATGATATCGTTTTTAAAGGAAGTTTAAAATTTAGTAATTCTCTTAAAGTTAAAGGTCAATTTAAAGGAACCATAGAGTCCGACGGGGAATTATACATTGGTGAAACCGGAGAAGTTGAAGCGGATATACTGATAGGGACCCTGGGTGTAAGCGGAAGCCTCAGGGGAAATGTAGAAGCCAAAGGTCGTGTGGATATTACGAAATCGGCAGTAATAGTGGGAGACATCAAAACTCCGATGATTTCGATTGAACCGGGTGGTAAGTTTACAGGCAACTGTGTAATGAACCAGGTTTCCTGATACTATTTGATGGAATACGAACACGGAGTTGCTTTTAGTAGTTTACCTCCTTCCCCTTATAAAGATCTGAGTCGTTTTCAGGCTTTCATTTTTCAAAAATTGGTACCGGAAGGAGTTTCTGGGGAAGAGTTTTTAGGAGATAGTTATCGCTTTCTCCATTCTCCCTTTCTCCTACCCGACATCATCGGTGCTATTGAATTAATCAAAGATTCTATAAATCAAAAAAAACATATTCTCCTGTATGGGGACAGAGACACAGACGGAGTATCTTCTACTTCTCTGTTGTATTGTTTTTTAAGAGGCATACATGCAAAAAGTGGAGGAAAGCTCAGTGTTAAAACTTCTTCTGCAAATGATGATTACGGCCTCTGTGATGCAGCCGTTCAAAATGTAAAAAAAATAAAACCCGACCTTTTAATTACTCTTGATTTTGGGAGTACAAACTACGATGAAATCAATTCCCTGGTAAAAGAAAAAATTTCTGTTATAGTCTTAGATCACCATGAAATCCCTCTAAAACTTCCCGACTGTTTTTTAGTAAATCCTAAAAGAGAAGATTCGGTTTATCCGGAGAAGAGAATCTGTACTTCTGTATTAGCTATGAAGCTTATACAGGCTTACCTGGCCTATGATTATTTGCAGAAAGAAAATGGGGCCTATTATGAGAATGCTTTGGGTCTCAAACCGGATTATACAGGCCTGGATTTTTATTCTCTTTATGAGCGTTTTCCTGATTTGCAAAAAAAGACGGAAGCTCTTTTTGATCTTGCTGCCATAGGTACGATTACCGATATGATGCCCCTGCAGGGAGAAAACCGTGTTATAGTTAAGAATGGCTTAAAGACACTTCAGGGACTTATGAAAGAAGCGAAGCCGGAACGCTATGGTCTATCTTATCTTTTAAAAGAGTTAAACTTAAATCCGGAGAAAATTGTAACAAAAGATCTGGGCTGGAGTATCGGGCCGGTTTTAAATGCTGCCGGGAGAATGGGAAAAACCGAAGTAGCCTTAGAACTTCTATTAGAAGAAGACAGTAAGAAAGCACAAACTATAGCTTTAAATCTAATTAAATTAAACGAAAGTAGAAAAGACAGGACAAAACGCAACATCGATAGGGTGGAGCGCTATTTTAAGCGGAAACCCGAACGTACTCAAGCAAAGGTATTATTCTGTTATGAACCCGATATGGAACCGGGTGTTTCCGGTATTGTGGCTACCAGACTTGTTCAGGAATATAAGCGACCCGTTGTATTTGTGACCCCCGACCATGGAAATGCAAGGGGAAGTATTCGTTCCTATGGTACTGAAAATGTGATTGAACTCATGAAGATGCTGGAGGATCTTTTTATTCACTACGGAGGTCATCCGGAAGCCGGTGGATTTTCAATAGAAATTCCA
Encoded proteins:
- a CDS encoding polymer-forming cytoskeletal protein, which encodes MNEDRIDTIIGDDIVFKGSLKFSNSLKVKGQFKGTIESDGELYIGETGEVEADILIGTLGVSGSLRGNVEAKGRVDITKSAVIVGDIKTPMISIEPGGKFTGNCVMNQVS
- the recJ gene encoding single-stranded-DNA-specific exonuclease RecJ — translated: MEYEHGVAFSSLPPSPYKDLSRFQAFIFQKLVPEGVSGEEFLGDSYRFLHSPFLLPDIIGAIELIKDSINQKKHILLYGDRDTDGVSSTSLLYCFLRGIHAKSGGKLSVKTSSANDDYGLCDAAVQNVKKIKPDLLITLDFGSTNYDEINSLVKEKISVIVLDHHEIPLKLPDCFLVNPKREDSVYPEKRICTSVLAMKLIQAYLAYDYLQKENGAYYENALGLKPDYTGLDFYSLYERFPDLQKKTEALFDLAAIGTITDMMPLQGENRVIVKNGLKTLQGLMKEAKPERYGLSYLLKELNLNPEKIVTKDLGWSIGPVLNAAGRMGKTEVALELLLEEDSKKAQTIALNLIKLNESRKDRTKRNIDRVERYFKRKPERTQAKVLFCYEPDMEPGVSGIVATRLVQEYKRPVVFVTPDHGNARGSIRSYGTENVIELMKMLEDLFIHYGGHPEAGGFSIEIPKIPVLEKRLQEVAIPWLDLPREDKKEELKSIVSFEPKELNEKVYYDITMFEPFGQENPQPLLSLGNVKVISYRPMGNGTHARFGILGADISLKAVIWGRAKEFEAVLSKKSFLELWGRMEENYFNGNVTIQFIVEHFR